A genomic region of Gemmata massiliana contains the following coding sequences:
- a CDS encoding transposase, producing MIALFTEAGHWRNGYVPGTWTDNQLDAHRVSFDERLLKLVRWPRSVPDYMSLAKHLRNHFKQWFVFAPRIGPTNRKAEQAIRPAVVNRKVWGGNQADAGAKAQSILMSVLETCHRRARSVVDHVSQTLRWFGNWLLPRPALLPGAKQAP from the coding sequence GTGATCGCACTGTTTACAGAGGCGGGCCACTGGCGCAACGGGTATGTGCCGGGTACATGGACCGACAACCAACTCGACGCGCACCGGGTTTCGTTCGACGAGCGCCTGCTGAAGTTGGTGCGCTGGCCCCGTTCGGTGCCGGATTACATGTCCCTGGCGAAACACTTGCGGAACCACTTCAAGCAGTGGTTCGTGTTCGCTCCGCGGATCGGGCCGACCAACCGGAAGGCTGAACAGGCTATCCGCCCGGCGGTGGTGAACCGCAAGGTGTGGGGCGGGAACCAGGCGGACGCGGGCGCGAAGGCACAAAGCATATTAATGTCCGTCCTGGAGACGTGTCATCGCCGTGCGCGGTCTGTTGTGGATCACGTCAGCCAGACGTTGCGCTGGTTCGGCAACTGGCTATTACCTCGCCCTGCACTGCTGCCGGGCGCTAAACAAGCACCGTGA
- a CDS encoding IS701 family transposase encodes MKTYTPNLDAAVLERLREYAALFAPDFPQAKPARWAGVYLHGLLTDGDRKSIEPLSHRVPLPAGLTSTDPEQALQQFVSQSPWDHEAVLRRYRAQVGATFAHPDAVFVIDTTFPKQGRHSVGVQRQYCGALGKKANCQAAVSIHYAAPMGHYPLALRLFLPESWVADAGRLKRAGVPQEHRRERTKGQIALDLLDRVRGEGLPGRVVLADAGYGVSGDFRQALADRGLHYIVGVTDEAVVFTTPPVWDRPAGRGRVGPAGGRPQSNPQLRPDSPRPVRLRDVAARTPLRRVTWRVGTKGRMSGRFAWVRVWPGFGWKRGACAGSDPVWLLIEEQADGVKYAFSNLPTGTSRLRAVRLWKSRWHVEQGYQQMKEELGLDHFEGRSWRGFHHHAAMVMLAYGFLLLERERARVERERAADGPSPRKKGSPSRR; translated from the coding sequence ATGAAGACATACACCCCGAACCTCGACGCGGCCGTTCTCGAGCGCCTGCGCGAGTACGCGGCCCTATTTGCCCCCGACTTTCCCCAGGCCAAGCCCGCACGGTGGGCCGGGGTATACCTGCACGGGCTGCTCACCGACGGCGATCGGAAAAGCATCGAACCCCTGTCCCACCGGGTACCGCTGCCCGCCGGGCTGACCAGCACGGACCCCGAACAGGCGCTCCAGCAGTTCGTGAGCCAGAGCCCGTGGGACCACGAGGCCGTCCTGCGCCGCTACCGCGCCCAAGTGGGCGCCACGTTCGCCCACCCCGACGCGGTGTTCGTGATCGACACCACGTTCCCGAAGCAAGGGCGGCACTCGGTCGGGGTGCAAAGGCAATACTGCGGGGCGCTCGGGAAGAAGGCCAATTGCCAGGCCGCGGTCTCGATCCACTACGCCGCCCCGATGGGGCACTACCCACTCGCCTTGCGGCTGTTCCTTCCCGAGTCGTGGGTGGCCGACGCCGGCCGCCTGAAGCGGGCCGGGGTGCCGCAAGAGCACCGCCGGGAGCGCACGAAGGGGCAAATCGCGCTGGACCTGTTGGACCGGGTTCGGGGCGAGGGGTTGCCGGGCCGTGTGGTCCTGGCCGACGCCGGGTACGGTGTGTCCGGGGACTTCCGTCAAGCCCTGGCCGATCGCGGGCTACACTACATCGTCGGGGTGACGGACGAGGCCGTTGTGTTCACCACCCCGCCGGTCTGGGATCGACCGGCGGGACGCGGCAGGGTCGGACCAGCCGGCGGGCGGCCGCAGTCCAACCCCCAGTTGCGGCCAGACTCGCCCCGCCCGGTCCGGTTGCGAGACGTGGCCGCCCGCACCCCGCTCCGGCGGGTGACTTGGCGCGTGGGGACGAAGGGGCGGATGTCGGGCCGGTTCGCCTGGGTGCGGGTATGGCCCGGGTTCGGGTGGAAGCGGGGTGCGTGCGCCGGTTCCGACCCGGTGTGGTTGCTAATCGAGGAGCAGGCCGACGGCGTCAAGTACGCCTTCTCGAACCTGCCGACGGGGACGAGCCGCCTGCGGGCCGTCCGCCTGTGGAAGAGCCGGTGGCATGTGGAACAGGGGTACCAGCAGATGAAGGAGGAGTTGGGTCTGGACCACTTCGAGGGGCGCTCGTGGCGCGGGTTCCACCACCACGCCGCGATGGTTATGCTGGCTTACGGGTTCCTGCTCTTGGAGCGGGAGCGTGCTCGCGTCGAACGGGAGCGGGCGGCCGACGGGCCGAGCCCGCGAAAAAAGGGGAGCCCGAGCCGCCGCTGA